From a single Silene latifolia isolate original U9 population chromosome 6, ASM4854445v1, whole genome shotgun sequence genomic region:
- the LOC141587382 gene encoding CMP-sialic acid transporter 1-like, protein MQWYFVAALLTILTSSQGILTTLSQSNRGYKYDYATVPFLAEVFKLLVSSLLLWREVRTSHTVRMTTDWKTVLLFPIPSVIYLIHNNVQFATLTYVDTSTYQIMGNLKIVSTGILFRLFLKKKLSNLQWMGIMLLAVGTTTSQVKGCGEPSCDSLFSAPIQGYMLGILSACLSALAGVYTEFLMKKNNDSLYWQNVQLYTFGALFNLARLVVDDFRSGFEKGPWWQRLFDGYSLTTWLVVLNLGSSGLLVSWLMKYADNIVKVYSSSMAMLLTMILSVYLFNFKPTVQLFLGIIICMMSVHMYFAPPSALIQLPVVVNPERENLK, encoded by the exons GGCATTTTGACTACTTTATCTCAGAGTAACAGAGGGTATAAATATGACTATGCAACTGTTCCATTTCTTGCTGAGGTGTTCAAG TTGCTGGTATCTAGCTTACTTCTTTGGAGGGAAGTACGAACTTCACATACTGTGAGGATGACTACTGATTGGAAGACTGTGctcttgtttcctatcccgtcaGTTATATATCTAATTCACAACAATGTTCAGTTTGCTACCCTCACTTATGTGGATACGTCTACCTATCAAATCATGGGCAATCTAAAGATTGTCTCCACTGGAATATTGTTCAG GTTATTTTTGAAGAAAAAACTATCTAACCTGCAGTGGATGGGAATCATGCTGTTGGCGGTTGGTACAACGACAAGCCAG GTGAAAGGTTGTGGAGAGCCATCATGCGACTCCCTTTTTTCAGCGCCAATCCAGGGTTATATGTTGGGAATCTTGTCTGCTTGCCTGTCAGCGTTGGCAGGTGTATATACTGAGTTTCTCATGAAGAAGAACAATGACAGCCTGTACTGGCAAAATGTGCAACTCTACAC ATTTGGTGCACTCTTTAATCTGGCACGCCTAGTTGTAGATGATTTCAGAAGTGGATTTGAAAAGGGACCTTGGTGGCAACGTCTTTTTGATGGATATAGTTTGACGACGTGGCTGGTGGTTCTGAATTTAGGGTCTTCAGGGTTGCTAGTTTCATGGCTAATGAAGTATGCAGATAATATTGTGAAG GTTTATTCCTCTTCAATGGCAATGCTGCTGACAATGATCTTATCTGTATACCTGTTCAATTTTAAGCCAACAGTGCAG CTTTTCTTGGGTATCATTATATGCATGATGTCGGTGCATATGTATTTTGCCCCACCAAGTGCTCTCATACAACTGCCTGTGGTGGTAAATCCGGAACGTGAAAATCTTAAATAA